In Nitrospirota bacterium, the genomic window TGGCACGCCCTTTTTCTTCAGTATATATCTTGCCCTTGCCTTGTCACCGCCAAGACGGATATTTTCAGGTTTTGGGCCGATAAAGGTAATACCTGACTTGCCACAGGCCTCTGCAAACTGGGGATTTTCCGACAAAAATCCATATCCGGGATGAATGGCCTCAGAGTCTGTTATCTCTGATGCACTCAGTATGGCAGGCGTATGCAGGTAACTGTGCTGCGGATTTGCCGGGCCAATGCAGACGGCCTCGTCAGCAAGCTTCACATGCATGGACTCTTTATCAACATCAGAGTAAACTGCAACGGTCTTGATGCCAAGTTCACTGCAGGCACGGATAATACGTACTGCAATCTCTCCACGATTTGCTATAAGGATTTTTTTGAAGAGTTTCATGCCGGCTCTATCAGGAAGAGGGGCTCACCGTATTCTACAGACCGACCGTTTTCAACCAGCATTCTCACCACTGTCCCTTCCACCTCACTCTCGATCTCGTTCATCAGTTTCATTGCCTCGATAATACATAAAACCTGTCCCACCTTAACCCTTGAGCCAACCTCAATAAAGGGTTCTGCATCAGGAGAAGGGGCAGTGTAGAAGGTACCGACAATCGGAGATGTGACAGTAACAAGATGGGATGTATCCTCTGCTTCAGGCACTGATTCAGACGCCGGCTCAGAAACCCTGGGCCTTTTCTCCACAACCTCTATTGAGGACTGCTGCTTCTCACGCCTCAGTTTTACCTTTACTCCCTCCCTCTCAAGCTCGATCTCGGATATATCCGTATCCTTCAGGAGGTCAATAAGTGCCTTTATCTCGTCCAGGTTCATCCCTTCACCCTCTCTATGTATTCACCTGTGCGTGTATCAACCTTGATGATATCTCCCTCATTTATATGAAATGGAACTTTCACACTTGCACCTGTCTCAAGTATAGCAGGTTTGCTGCCACCTGAAGCAGTATCTCCCTTAAATCCAGGCTCTGTCTGAGCCACTTTCAGCTCAACAAAAATGGGCAGCTCAACTGCAATCGCTTCACCTTTATAGTATAGGATATAGACATTCATATTCTCCTTGAGATACTTCAGAGAATCACCAAGCTGCTCCTCTGTAACAGGAACCTGCTCATAGGTCTCGGTATCCATAAAATAACAGAGATTATCCTGCTTATACAGATACTGCATCTCCTTCTCCTCAAGCTCGGGCTTTGGCACCTTGTCCCCGGAGGAGAATGTCTCTTCGATTATCTTTCCCGTTCTGAGACCCTTCATTTTCGTTCTGACAAAGGCACTGCCCCTGCCCATCTTCACATGCTGAAAGTCCAGTATCTCATAAGGCTCTCCCCTGAATTCTATCTTGGTGCCCCGCTTGAAATCACTTGTTGAAATCATCAACTTCCTCCGTTATTAAAATTTACGTAACAGCTTATTCTACTTTTAAAGCAGCGTCTATATAATCTCCGGCCTCTTCGGCAAACGGGTCAAAACCCTTGAACCCTTCTCACCAATATAAACCATATCCTCTATTCTAACCCCTCCCACACCCGGCACATAAATGCCTGGCTCGATGGTAAAGACCATGCCCTGGCCGAGGGTATCCCTGCTTATCAATGATATACGAGGAGACTCATGTATATCAAGCCCAACGCCGTGCCCGGTACCATGGCCAAAAAAATCTCCAAAACCCGCTTCTTTAATCAAGTCCCTTGCGGCCCTGTCCACTTCACTCGCCCTTACTCCTGCAACGGCTGTCCTGATTGCAGAACGGTTGGCCTTCAACACTGTATTATACATCTTTAGCTTACCCTCGATGTCGGAACCTTTTATCAGAAGGGTCCTCGTCATATCAGAAAAATACCCCCCTGCTTCTCCACCCCAGTCAATAACCACCAGGTCTCCTGCCTTAAGCCTTCTATCCGACACCGAGGCATGTGGAAGGGCGGCATTTTCTCCTGAGGCCACTATTATATCAAACGGTATGCGCTGACAGCCCCTCCTCCTAAGCGATTCTTCAAGCCTGAGTGCAATCGCCCTCTCTGTCACACCCTTTCTTATTGCCGGCCTTGTCTCAACAAAGGCCTCTTCAGCGCGTCTTACAGCTTTTTTAATCAGCCTGACTTCCTCCTTCTCCTTCTTCAGCCTGAGTGACTCAACCATCTCCTTCACGGCTCTGAGCGCAAAGCTCCTTTTAAGGTCATGATACAGGCTGTAGGGGGCGGTAAATTCAAAAGCAAGGGAAGTTTTTCGGAGGGACTTGAGGGTCTTCTTTACACGGCGCAGCAATGCCCCGACAGGCACGATAATTTCGCATCCCCTTACCTCCCTGGCCGCCTGCTCCCTGTATCTGAAGTCCGTAAAGAAGAATGCATCTTTTTTTGTGATAAGCAGTAATGCTGAAGAACCCCGGAAGCCTGTGAGATAACGAATATTTATAAT contains:
- the efp gene encoding elongation factor P, whose protein sequence is MISTSDFKRGTKIEFRGEPYEILDFQHVKMGRGSAFVRTKMKGLRTGKIIEETFSSGDKVPKPELEEKEMQYLYKQDNLCYFMDTETYEQVPVTEEQLGDSLKYLKENMNVYILYYKGEAIAVELPIFVELKVAQTEPGFKGDTASGGSKPAILETGASVKVPFHINEGDIIKVDTRTGEYIERVKG
- the accB gene encoding acetyl-CoA carboxylase biotin carboxyl carrier protein, with the protein product MNLDEIKALIDLLKDTDISEIELEREGVKVKLRREKQQSSIEVVEKRPRVSEPASESVPEAEDTSHLVTVTSPIVGTFYTAPSPDAEPFIEVGSRVKVGQVLCIIEAMKLMNEIESEVEGTVVRMLVENGRSVEYGEPLFLIEPA
- a CDS encoding Xaa-Pro peptidase family protein, giving the protein MDRIESIRERVSEKRLKAFLVSSIINIRYLTGFRGSSALLLITKKDAFFFTDFRYREQAAREVRGCEIIVPVGALLRRVKKTLKSLRKTSLAFEFTAPYSLYHDLKRSFALRAVKEMVESLRLKKEKEEVRLIKKAVRRAEEAFVETRPAIRKGVTERAIALRLEESLRRRGCQRIPFDIIVASGENAALPHASVSDRRLKAGDLVVIDWGGEAGGYFSDMTRTLLIKGSDIEGKLKMYNTVLKANRSAIRTAVAGVRASEVDRAARDLIKEAGFGDFFGHGTGHGVGLDIHESPRISLISRDTLGQGMVFTIEPGIYVPGVGGVRIEDMVYIGEKGSRVLTRLPKRPEII